A DNA window from Camelina sativa cultivar DH55 chromosome 13, Cs, whole genome shotgun sequence contains the following coding sequences:
- the LOC104737192 gene encoding cysteine-rich receptor-like protein kinase 45, which yields MAVTSLLDSVFRRRKKKTTELINDYAVFEFDFDTIRAATNEFSDVIGRGGFGSVYKGRLQSGQEIAVKILLKSSIRTHRQFHNELNLLSKLRHKNLINLLGFSTKRDHYCLVYEFMPNSSLDRFILDPHRASQLSWEMCRNIVQGIACGLRYLHEESGLWVVHCDIKPANVLLDSELKPKIMGFELARMMQQGGNEAEYSEIVGTVGYLDPEYMRSGRVCVKSDVYAFGVTILTIISRRKVWIVDGDSLIDYVMRCWNRGEAIDVIHEVMREEETEDSISEILRYIHIALLCIDEDAETRPSIDKVLHWFSCFSSPLHEPFIGNRFLAEKETNLSWSPSLSPGHSSVMSPISSR from the exons ATGGCCGTTACTTCGCTTCTCGATTCCGTTTTCagacgaagaaagaagaagactacTGAGTTGATAAACG ATTATGCAGTTTTCGAATTTGACTTCGACACCATTAGAGCCGCAACAAATGAGTTCTCAGATGTGATTGGCCGTGGAGGATTTGGTTCTGTTTACAAG gGTAGGCTTCAAAGTGGACAAGAAATAGCAGTGAAGATATTGCTTAAAAGTTCAATTAGAACTCATAGACAGTTTCATAATGAACTTAATCTTTTGTCAAAGCTTAGGCACAAGAATCTTATCAATCTTCTTGGTTTCTCCACTAAACGAGACCACTATTGTCTTGTTTATGAGTTCATGCCTAACTCGAGCCTTGATCGTTTTATACTAG ATCCACACAGAGCTTCTCAGCTAAGTTGGGAGATGTGTCGAAACATTGTCCAAGGCATAGCTTGTGGTTTACGTTACCTTCATGAAGAATCAGGGCTGTGGGTCGTTCACTGCGACATTAAACCTGCAAACGTTCTATTGGATTCAGAGCTAAAACCGAAAATCATGGGATTTGAATTGGCAAGGATGATGCAACAAGGTGGAAACGAAGCTGAATACTCTGAGATTGTTGGTACCGT AGGGTATTTAGATCCAGAGTATATGCGAAGCGGACGTGTTTGTGTCAAATCTGATGTTTATGCCTTTGGAGTTACAATCTTGACGATCATTAGCAGAAGGAAGGTTTGGATTGTGGACGGAGACTCTTTAATCGATTAT GTTATGAGATGCTGGAACAGAGGAGAAGCCATCGATGTTATCCATGAAgtgatgagagaagaagaaacagaagattcgaTAAGCGAAATCTTGAGATACATTCACATTGCTTTGTTATGTATCGATGAGGATGCAGAGACAAGGCCAAGTATTGATAAAGTTCTTCATTGGTTTAGttgtttctcttctcctttGCATGAACCATTCATTGGTAATCGATTTCTtgcagagaaagaaacaaatctgTCTTGGTCGCCGTCTCTATCTCCCGGTCATAGCTCTGTCATGTCACCTATATCTTCGCGTTAA